In the genome of Aminivibrio sp., one region contains:
- a CDS encoding DUF1385 domain-containing protein, translated as MKRLLAFLLLLLAEDSGDRRIPVGGQAVIEGVLMKGPARWGLSVRKPDGKIESESWNSRSWTSSMPWKFPVIRGVVTMIEMMTVGFRALDKSAQIAVGEEEKITAKEMFITVVVAIFAVAGLFIALPLWLSDLAVKGWGLTSLGKNVLEGCLRGVVFIAYVAGIGLWGEIRQVFRYHGAEHKTINAYESGAVMTPENIMGFSRIHPRCGTSFLLIVVAVSIVVFSLAGSGSILWRIGSRIVLLPLVMGISYEIIKGASCAGPAGRILMAPALSFQYLTTREPDERQVEVALTSLETALGRKLNTLAEESA; from the coding sequence ATGAAAAGACTGCTTGCTTTTCTGTTGCTGTTGCTTGCTGAAGACTCCGGGGACCGAAGGATTCCCGTAGGCGGTCAGGCTGTGATCGAAGGAGTCCTGATGAAGGGACCCGCGCGGTGGGGGCTTTCCGTGAGGAAGCCTGACGGCAAGATTGAGAGTGAAAGCTGGAACAGCCGTTCCTGGACGTCCTCCATGCCCTGGAAGTTCCCGGTTATCCGCGGGGTGGTTACCATGATCGAGATGATGACCGTGGGTTTCCGCGCCCTGGATAAATCGGCCCAGATTGCCGTGGGCGAGGAGGAAAAGATCACCGCGAAAGAGATGTTCATTACCGTCGTCGTGGCCATATTTGCCGTAGCAGGGCTTTTCATAGCTCTTCCCCTGTGGCTCTCCGACCTGGCGGTAAAGGGCTGGGGGCTCACTTCCCTGGGCAAGAACGTGCTTGAAGGTTGCCTCCGTGGCGTCGTGTTCATCGCCTATGTCGCCGGTATCGGCCTGTGGGGTGAAATACGGCAGGTGTTCCGGTACCACGGCGCCGAGCACAAAACAATCAATGCCTACGAATCGGGAGCGGTGATGACGCCGGAAAACATCATGGGCTTTTCTAGGATTCACCCGAGATGCGGGACTTCCTTTCTCCTCATCGTCGTTGCGGTGAGCATCGTGGTGTTTTCCCTCGCCGGATCGGGTTCCATCCTCTGGCGCATCGGTAGCAGGATCGTCCTTCTGCCTCTGGTTATGGGCATTTCCTACGAAATCATCAAGGGAGCGTCCTGCGCCGGACCGGCAGGCAGGATTCTCATGGCCCCCGCCCTGTCCTTTCAATACCTCACCACCAGGGAACCTGACGAACGACAGGTCGAGGTGGCCCTCACATCCCTGGAGACTGCCCTTGGAAGAAAACTGAACACGCTTGCGGAGGAATCTGCATGA
- the thyX gene encoding FAD-dependent thymidylate synthase — MACRVLLIASTPSPDAVVAAAARICYSDASAADLLEAESPERSAKLLRHLWESGHYSPFEHASFTFAMDGLSRVASHQLVRHRIASFSQQSQRYVEMDEPDVILPPSVASSTAFSERFRTMAEEAHRFYAEMVGAGIPREDARFILPHGWSTRLVMTMNARELHHFFTLRLCRRAQWEIRNLARKMLRLARRAAPLLFEKAGPSCVISGECGEMNPCGKPYDSLEMLLLDEENS; from the coding sequence CTCCGGACGCCGTGGTTGCCGCTGCGGCAAGAATATGCTACAGCGACGCCTCCGCCGCCGACCTTCTTGAGGCCGAGTCGCCTGAAAGAAGCGCGAAACTCCTGCGCCACCTCTGGGAAAGCGGTCATTATTCCCCCTTTGAACATGCCTCCTTCACATTTGCCATGGACGGGCTCAGCAGGGTGGCATCCCATCAGCTCGTAAGGCACAGGATCGCTTCCTTCAGCCAACAGAGCCAGAGATACGTGGAAATGGACGAGCCCGATGTCATCCTCCCTCCTTCCGTCGCCTCGAGCACGGCCTTTTCTGAACGGTTCCGGACGATGGCGGAAGAGGCGCACCGCTTCTATGCCGAGATGGTGGGGGCAGGCATTCCCAGGGAGGACGCCCGCTTCATTCTCCCCCACGGGTGGAGTACCCGGCTCGTTATGACCATGAACGCCAGGGAACTTCACCATTTCTTTACCCTCAGGCTGTGCAGGAGGGCCCAGTGGGAAATCCGGAACCTGGCGAGGAAAATGCTCCGGCTGGCGAGGCGGGCCGCCCCCCTGCTTTTCGAGAAGGCGGGGCCGTCGTGCGTCATTTCCGGAGAATGCGGGGAGATGAATCCCTGCGGGAAGCCGTACGATTCCCTTGAGATGCTTTTATTAGACGAAGAAAATTCCTGA